The DNA region ACTCGCCATTTTCCTCGAAGTTCCACCAACAGCTGCAACCAAACGCACAGAAACGCTGCGACGATGCCTTTTGAAGCCCCCCCGTTCCCCTCTGAAAGCAGCTTTTCATTTTATCTGAGCGGTCTCTCGGTGCTGCCGGTGACAGAAAGACCAAAAATACCTTTCAGGATTTTTAAATCCCATAATCGGCGTCAAAGAATTTCATTGATTGATCACCACATTTAATCAGGGCCCAAAATTTGAGCAGACAAATTAAATCAGTCACATATTTTCCTGTCCTGAAAATCTAAAtggaatatttattaaaaacgcAAGAGCCCTCCCCCCTGGTTAAAGCTAAATTATAAAAATCTAAGGCTCAGAACGTCTTAATGTGCATAATATAGATTAAAGTGTGCTAAACCGGTGATGAAGATCAGCCTTGCTCAGAGGCACCACAGCAgttgtggagggaggaggcaaAGTTGCTGCTTTACCTcccaccattttttttaaaccagcctctctcccaccctgcttctgcctcctcctcctcctccttttcatctTCCTTCCTGCTCgccatcagcccccccccccccccacccccccacccctccacccctccacccccatcccctcctctcctcctgttccgCCATCCAATTCTTTGTCATCTCCGTGGGTGAATTCCCAGCTGATTCTGTTTGTCATGGCAACCAACCAGTCCTGGTGACTGGGCCTGCAGCTTAcacttcctctgtgtgtgtgtgtgtgtgtgtgtgtgtgtgtgtgtgtgtgcgtgtgtgtgtgtgtgtgtgtgtgtgtgtgtgtgtgagagaccaggagagagaaTGTGTGCAAAGAGATGCATGTGCTGTGCGTGCGCGCATGCGCGTCTGTGTTTTTGCGTGCACCACTGGCTTCACGAGCCTGTCAGCCTGGATTACAGTCAGCAGCCATTCCTCTCCTTTGCTTTCTTTACATTCTTTTTCCTTCTCCGTCTCTCGCTTCTTTCGCCGCCGGCTCAGCTCCTCCCGCGTTTTCTCCATCTCCGGTTGGTTCCCCCGCCGCTGAGAACTTTGCGTAGATCCGGCCCGCAAACGCCCAACTCGAGCCCCTGTGAGAAGTGACCCGCTCGTACCTACGAGCGCTGCGCCACGGCTGTGAGAGGCGGAGATGAAGTGGCGGGTTGAGTTTGATGGGGCAGAATGGCATTTGAATCTATAGCAGTGACACAGGACGGTGGCAGCCGGTTCATATGGACGTTCATGCCGTCTGAAGAGTGTAAGTAATTCAGTCagaatgggggtgggggggggggggtatatcTGCCCTACGATCCTGTGGCACAACATGGAACGCTGCTATTACGTAACTGCGCCAGGGcctgtgcgcgtgcacgtgtgtgtgttcagtatGCAGCACCGAGCCTCCAACTCCAGATGCCGTTAGTTTCAatgtatgttttcttttttaatccctGTTGCAGTCGGCTTGTTgtgtttaagctgctttttgaaTCCTCCCAGTTAAGCTGCCGCTCTTGAGACCtacagctgccagcagagccaCACGACGTCAAATCATTAGTCCAAATAAAGTGGAGACAAAGCCGAATCCTCTTGTTTCTCGGTTCCGGTCCATCCTTAACCTCCtggttttgtgtctgtgtttttctttccagatATATGTTTGGTAAAGGCGCGAAGCGGAAGTTGGACGAGGATGAAGAGGGGCTGGAAGGCAAAACGTTGGCGGTGCCGGTGGAAGGAGGGGGGCTAGGCCTGTGCCCGGACGGCCTGTCCAAGGTGTCGTACACCTTGCAGCGGCAGACCATCTTCAACATCTCCTTGATGAAGCTGTACAGCCAGCGTCCGCTCGGCGAGCCCAGACTGGAGCGCCGCGTCCTCATCAACAACATGCTGCGACGCATCCAGGACGAGCTCAAGCAGGAGGGCTCCCTGCGCCCGCTGCTCTTCCCGCCCTCGCCCCCGCCTGACGATCCCATGGACGAGGGCTTCCGCGAGGCCCCGCCCTCGTTTGGCGTGATGACGGGGACGGGGCAGGTGTCCCAGCCTTCTGCACTGCTGATGCCCATGATTgcccctccaccctctccccacCCGATGGTGCCTCCTAACTGCCAGGCAGCCCAGGCCTGTCCCGTCCGCGTGGAGGCCTGCCCCGCCCCTCTGGATGCATGCCTGACTCCAGCCTCTTTACTGGAAGAGGACGGTGGTGATTCAGCCTTTTGCGCTCcgtctccacccacccctcctctttctcctcccccgGCTCAGGCTCCACAGTTACCACTGGCACTTCTGCCCTCGAGAGCCCCCCCGCACGCCTCGTCCAACGGTTTCCCCTCTGCTCTGAGTGACATGGAGGTGGGCCCTCCGACAGCCATAACAAGGACAGCAGCATCTAATTGTACGACCGCGACTACCTCCTCAGCTCTGACGCCACTCGCCCAGTCCTCCCACTTAACAGCCCCCTGCTCACCCTCGCCCACAGGCCTGCCCAGAGACTGCAGGTCCACGGGCGCTAAACCAGAGCCCGCCGGCGTCTCGTTAGCAGAGAGCCGTTGCGCTGAAATCCGAATGATGGACGCTCTGCCCGCGCTGCCTCCCGGCGGCTTAATAGACGGttcctccactccttcctcgccatcttcttcctccccctccggGTTCCTCTCAGACTTGGCTCTGGACGATGTCCTGTTTGCGGACATCGACACGTCCATGTATGACTTTGACCCCTGTACAACAGGCGGCGCCGTGGGCGCGGCGGCGGGCGGCGGCCTCACTAAGCTCACGCCGCTGGTCACAGCAGACGATCTCCTGAAATCGCTGGCGTCGCCGTACAGCGGCAGCACCCCCCAGGTTTCAGCCAGTCAGCCTTTCAAAATGGATCTGACAGAACTGGACCACATCATGGAGGTGTTGGTGGGCTCGTGACTCGCCCACCTCAGAGAGCAGACTGGAATGAAAGATTCGGGAACAATTTGACTGTtctcatttttgggggggggttttaTAGATATTTTAAATCCTCTTAACGAATCGATAATTGTAAACATCAGTGGTGATGTCAGTCAGTACTACTATGACAACTACTAAACAACACTGTGCATGCACTGTGCTCGCTTTTCCACCTATGGAAACGAAGTAACCGGGAAACACACCTTTGTATTTCTTTACCTGTTGGACCTCCACCGACTCCGTTCATTCCCTAATCCCAGTTGAAAACTTTAACCCAAACCTAAGCCTTAACCCTAAAAAGAAACTGTAGATAGACAAAACAAATTAGGGCCTGTAGATTGTCCTCATTCTGGAGGACTTTACAGTCCTTCTGTTGTATCTCGCCGGGATACAGCTTTAGAAATACAACTGAAAACACGTGCACACTGAATTCATAGCTTTTTACAGATGAGTGCCTTTCAAAAAATGACCACTTACtcaattccattttttttttacagtatttttttaaagttcattTTACATCAGAAGCCCACAGAGGTCGCTCCTTCATGTATTTTATAATTTATTGTTCTAAAGTTATTGAGGTAATTTCTCACGATCAAATGATAATTATTTAATCTTATTACAGATGATACTTTTTATTCTTTAGGCGAGTGATGTAGGTTTTTACGAGAAACGCGTTGTTTTACTAGTGTGCTGCGTTAGCTTGGCTCTATAATTATGCTTTGGTATTAGCTGCAAATTACATCCCCTTTGTTTGATGAAGACGTCTGTTCTTCTGCACGTTGTCTTTGAGTTCACttcaacgcccccccccccccccacatcgaCACAGACACGGGCCGGTTATCGCGCTTCACTTCAGTTAAATGCAAATGAGCGCCGCTGCGCCACCCAACTAAAACCATTAATGCAGCCATCTCACAAAGTATTATTTTCCAAAGGACAACGGAGACAAATTACAGCACAGATTCAGTATTACAGAGATCTCAGGGTTCATTACACATGCTTCCTTTGTCCCGAGGTGGGACCGAACCACACCCTCCCACCTTTGGCAGCTCTACGTTAGGACACCATGAACACACCGCGTCATCTGGGTGGAACTGACAACGCTCAGCGTCCGGATTTCCTCTCAGTCACATTCTCCATTATCAGTTTTATTAAGGGGCAGTTTCTGCGGCGTCATAGCCGACGCCGCTAATGCTATCCCTCCCGCTCGGACACCAGTTTAATCAACTTTTTCTCCCCGATTTAAATAACCACCAGGCTCCACCAGCCATGAAGCTCATCACAGCGCTGAACAGTCCTTTTTTCCCCTAGTTTCGTTGTTCCTTCCCAGCAAAACATTGGAAAATGTCTCCTTTTGTAttcagggagacagcagtgagTCAGCAAAAGCGAGACTTGGCAACCCGCCTTTTGCTGTGTGTTGGTGTGAGACTCAAACTATGAAAATGTCACTGAGAAAACGGCAACTTTCTTACAAAGCCCTTCTTCACCCTTTCCTCAGCTCACGGAGGGAAAACGCCTCGAAGTGAATCCAAAGCAGAACGTGtgaacagacagaaacaccaacTAATACTTTTTATAGACGaccgtttttttgttttttttctgtcatcacGTTTGAGTTGGAGTGCTTGTTCTTGCTCTGGTCAATGAAGTTATTTATTcgtatttttccttttctgtgtaaatatatttattttgatgtgAAGTGAACCTTTGGATTGTAAATGTGTACAGGCGTGCGTGGAATGTACCTCGGATAGAAATGTGTCTGAGCGGAATTATGGGTGGAAGCCATTTTTATATACATAGATAGTTATTTtgtttatctatttttttttcttgctttgtcATGGAATTTGGTGGCGTTACAGCCACAGCTTTATATGTTTTgtactattttttttcttctttctgtctgtcatgTTCCAGTTGAAGGCTAGCAGTTCACGCAGCAATACACAAATACTCGTCACCAACAACCTTCAGATGTCAAAGACTCCAAAGCCTCTCACAGATTCTGCAATGCCAAATGCCATGTACATAGTATGAACAACATCAAGCCCCAGagactttttttctttggaTCAGTGTTCGTTACGGAGTCTGTTTTTGGCGCTGTCCGAGTGTTCGGCAGCTCAAAGTCGTCAAGATGGTCAAAATCAAGACTAAAAGGCTGTATTTTACACAGAACTCAGAGTTGTGCCTTTTTCTATGCAATAGAACACAGAAAATGATTACTGAATTGggagaatatatatatatatatatatctatatatatctatctatctatatctatatatctatatagatatagatagatatatatagatatctTTTGTAAGTTTTTTATATATGTGGAATATATATACATGCAaatgttgtgtgtgtatatatatatacaaatgtgtgtgtatatatacatatatatacatacaataaaatatagaaaatatattgCTTGCCTGTGTCTTTACTATGAGTTTATGGGTGACCCTTTGGCTGTTGCCGCCCTTTTGCCTTGATTGACAAGTGCTTGGGCCAATCGGTGACAGAGCTAAAGAGAGAACGAGCCAATCAGGAAGTGCTGTAGCATAATGTTTGATTTTCGAATATCTGCCATCTGCAGCAGTTACAGCGGCTTTTGAAGCTGCCAACAAAGTGAGTTGGAGATCAGACATTTGTGATAGAACAACAGATTCTTGTAACCAAGCCCACTCTGCCTCTTaaatgcatttgcatttgttaTTCTGATGCTCCAGTTTTAGTTCTAAGGTGGCTTCTTTTTTTCACAATGGAACATACTTGAATCTGATTTCATAAAACAAGACTATATAAGCCAAGAGTCTGTAAAATGGTTAGTGTCTGATACATTGGCTCCTTGTTGCTGGGTTTTTTGCTTCTCTGTTCACCAGGCACCACTGTGgcctctgcagcctgcagctttCTCTGTTTTTGGCCTTTTTGCTTCTTGTTGACAGCGGCGTGGGGCCAACATTTGCCACTGTTACGCAGCCAAGGCTCCTGATCCGCAGGCCGGTGGTTATTTCCAGCATTCAGGCCACACAGCTGTGAGGGGAAGGGGGACAATCTGTCTCTAttggtggagggagggaaagtTTTGCTCAACTTAGCAACAGCGGCGCTAAGGTCAGCGAGGACAAAAGACCACCACAGTGAGACAGAAGGCTGCTTCTCTGTCAGTTAGCACAGCTTTTGTTGCAACACTCTTGTTTTAAAATTCAAGTTTAAAATTCCTTCACAACCTTTCGGGGTTACAAAATACGttagtcttttttttccctttctatttttttcccccttcaataTCCCAAAACATCTGAAAAACAAATCGTCTTATTTTCGCAAGAGTGATACGTAGACCGAGTCAACAACAGACCAAGACACATTACAAATAGACTGTGTGGCagtttcaaatgaaataaagcaaCATGTGCAGTGATTTTGGAGCAATTTTTCCTCATGAAAAGATGGGCATGTGGATGGATTGTTTACTCGTAGGTACTCGTGAGTACCATCGCATATTTTCCTGAAACCACTTTGTCATTCAAACAGAACTTTATTTTTATCGCAATTTAATATTTTGTTAAATATTAacaaaatgactttaaattCTATACTGAAGAACCATCATTTTTATCTACGTGCACTGCGGCTTTTAtacactagatggcagcaaatATCCTGTAGCGATTCATTTTATTACAAAAAATGCAATTTCTATTGATCTCTTTTTAAATTATACAACTAGTCTATCATCCCATCGATACATCTTATCCGTAAAATTGGTTGAATTACTAGTTACAATTAAATAACCTTTATTTCTTCCAGgactttatatttttgttgttatttcgTCTTTAATCATCATGGACTTGAAGGAAAGaatgcaaaaaaatatatatagctGAATGAGCATCTTAAAGGTTCTTATCCCTAAGAATATCTTCAGCTGAGaatgaaaatcaaatcaaatttaaatgaaatccCAAGGGTCCTTATAGCATTtgcgccatctgctggttgaATTTTAGACGTGCAACTGTGGCGGACGCATCTCGTAGACAATATTTTCCCTAAAAGTAACACTCCATATGAATTATTCAGTTGGGTTTTTATATTCTGAAAAGGCAAGATTCTTTGAAATAATTAattttttgtttcattcagcgctgatgaagaggagcaaacaacagcgccccctaggATGCGCAGAGCGCTGACCATGGTGCTGACAGAGGCTTTGAAAAACTTACATAAAAATACGAGATCCATTTTGTCACGAACCTGTGTGTTCATTAAATAAAGCTGTACCTTAAAACAATCAATATCTACACATAtagagaaaaaaagatggagagTGTGTCAGTTTTGTCTTTTCAGGTAGACTTTTAGGTTAACCGCAAACTCTTttggtaggtaggtagatacTTTTATTGTCAATTCACTCCATGTTTTGAACATACAGATGAACCGAAAtactgtttctcttctctctagcTTATTGTGctttaaaactgaaataaaaaaacccataaaataaacatataaataacgcaaaaaaacaaaaacggggTAAATAAGGTGCCAAAGACATGAATGTGCATACAGTGCAATACAATGAAGTGAGGTAGGTTGATAGAATAACACAGCCAGGATGTGTGTTCACCTTAGTTTGCGGAGGAAGTGTAGGCGTGTCTGAGCTTTCCTGGCCAGCTGTTTTGTGTTAGTTGTCTAGGTGAGGTCTTCAGATATTCCTATATCAGATATAGGAACTTGGTGCTGCTCACCCTCTTCACAGCAGCACCGTTGATGGTCAGCGGGGGGCACTGTGGTGGCCCTCTCCTGAAGTCAATAACCatctctttgttcttctctgtCAAGGAAGAGATTGTTATCTTTGCACCACTGGACCAGTTGGCTCACCTCACACCTGTAGGCTCCCTCATTGTTGATGACGTCATTGGTGATGACGCCCACCCGCACACTTGATGATGCGATTGGAGTTGTAGCTGGGTACACAGTCGTGGGTCAGCAGGGTGAAGAGCAGTGGGCGGAGCACACATCCTTGTGGTGCGCGTGACTTaattaataaaatgtttagAAATCTTATTTTTACTCTCCATATACAtaaagtccatccatccatccattctctaccgcttatccgggtcgggtcgcgggggcagcagcctaaggagagaagcccagacttccctctccccagctacctcctccagctcatccggagggatccccaggcgttcccaggccagccgagagacatagtctctccaacgtgtcctgggtctccccgggggtctcctaccggagggacatgccctgaacacctcaccagggaggcgtccagggggcatcctgactagatgcccaagccaccccatctggctcctctcaacgcggaggagcagcgactctactccgagctcctcccggatggcagagcttctcaccctatctctaagggagagcccagccaccctacggaggaagctcatttcagccgcttgtacccgtgatcttgttctttcggtcattacccaaagctcatgaccataggtgagggtaggaacgaagatcgaccggtaaatcgagagcttcgcctttcggctcagctctctcttcaccacaacggaccggtgcagagtccgcattactgtggacgccgcaccgatccgcctgccgatctcccgctccattcttccctcactcgtgaacaagaccccgaggtacttaaactcctccacttggggcaggatctcctcctttacccggagaaggcactccacctttttccggtcgagaaccatggcctcggatttggaggtgctgattctcatcccagccgcttcacatgcggcggcgaaccgatccagtgatagttggaggtcacgggccgatgaagccaacaggaccacatcatccgcaaaaagcagagacgcgatcctgaggtcaccaaaccggatcccctcaacaccatgactgcacctagaaattctgtccataaaaattatgaacagaatcggtgacaaagggcagccctggcggaggccaaccctcaccggaaacgagttcgacttactgccagcaattcggaccaaactctggcaccgatcgtacagggagcggacggcccgtatcagcgggcccgacaccccatactctcggaggaccccccacaggaccccccgagggacatggtcgaatgccttctccaagtccacaaaacatatgtggactggttgggcaaactcccatgcaccctcgaagaccctgcggagggtgtagagctggtccactgttccacgcccaggacgaaaaccacattgctcctcctgaatccgaggttcgactatccggcggaccctcctctccagtacccctgaatagaccttaccagggaggctgaggagtgtgatccccctatagttggaacacaccctccggtcccccttcttaaaaagagggactaccaccccggtctgccaatccagcggcactgcccccgatgtccacgcgatgttgcagagtcgagtcaaccacgacagccctacaacatccagagccttaagggactctgggcggatctcatccacccccggggccttgccaccgaggagttttttaactacctcggcaacttcagccccagagatacgagagcccatctccaggtccccaggccctacttcctcactggaaggcgtgttggtgggattgaggaggtcctcgaagtattccttccaccgatccacaacatcccgagttgaggtcagcagcacaccatcaccactatacacagtgttgacagtgcactgcttccccctcctcagacgccggatggtggtccagaaccttttcgaggccgtccgaaggtcgttctccatggcctcaccgaactcttcccatgcccgagtctttgcctcggcaaccgccgtagctgcactccgcttggcacgccggtacccatctgctgcctcaggagtcccacaggccagtaaggcccgatacgactccttcttcagcttgacggcatccctcaccgctggtgtccaccagcgggttcgggcattgccgccacgacaggcaccaaccaccttgcggccacagcaccggtcagctgcctcaacaatggaggcacggaacacggtccactcggactcaatgtcccccgcctcccccgggacatggtcaaagctctcccggaggcgtgagttgaagctccttctgacaggggactctgccaggcgttcccagcagaccctcacaacacgtttgggcctgccaggtctgtccggcatccttccccaccatcggagccaactcaccaccaggtggtgatcagttgacagctccgcccctctcttcacccgagtgtccagaacatgcggccgcaaatccgatgacacaaccacaaagtcgatcatcgatctgcggcctaaggcgtcctggtgccaagtgcacatgtggacgcccttatgtctgaacaaggtgttcgttatggacaatctgagacgagcacagaagtccaataacaaaacaccactcgggttcagatcaggggggccgttcttcccaatcacacctctccaggtcacactgtcattgccaacgtgagcattgaagtcacccaggaggacgagggagcccccagaaggagcgctctccagcactccctctaaggactccaaaaagggtggatacgctgaactgctgtttggaccataggcacaaacaacagtcaggatccgtccccccacccgaaggcgaagggaggctaccctctcatccaccggggtaaactccaatacacaggcactgagctggggagcaaccagaattgccacccctgctcgtcgcctctcaccatcggcaactccataTAACTCCTCGGTGATAGTTACAGAATATCTATGGACTGTGCATATAAgatgcatttaaatttaaattcccTTCTGTTCAGACATAAAGCAACAAAAACGAATCATAGTGAGTCAAAGCTCCTTTAAGCACTTAAATAAGTTTCGCAGTTATTTGGGAACAATGATTTATTGTAATTTTGTGCAGAGCCTCGGGGGACAGAACTGATGTGGTCGTGAGTCTGTCGCTGTGTCTTTACAGCGCTTCAATATAACGTCCGCTCTTTTCTGcacatgtgaaaaaaaattatTCAAATATTTTTGCGGTCACATCATATTGGCAGCTCCTTGGGCAATCTTCTCCGCTCTTGCATCATTTGATCTCAAACTAAATCCCAGTCCTTGGTGCGCATGTGCGCAGTCCGGTTGTACCGTTTCTCTCCGTCCATTGGCTGCGCGCTGAATAATCACGCCTTCCTAAGCCTTCGCGCAGCACAGTGCGTGTGCCAACCTCCTCAGAGTTCCCATCCCACGCTGTCTAAAGCCGGATCCAGACTCCCAACCTACCCGGACccacaaagatggagaaaaagagcGAAATCAACGGGCACACGGtgcccagctccagctccaccgACCGGATCATTGAGAAGAGCGCGCAGCGGAGTTGCGGGGAGAAGGTTTTGGAGTTCTTGAAGAGGAACCTGCTGGTGATCATGACTGTGTCCGGCGTGCTGGTGGGCGTCGGGCTGGGGATGGTGGTCCGCAGCATGAAGCTCACCAAGGCGCAGATGATCTACTTCGCCTTCCCCGGAGAGATGCTGCTGCGCATGCTGAAGATGATCATCCTGCCGCTGGTGGTCTGCAGCCTCATCTCCGGCGCCGCCAGCCTCGACACCCGCTCCCTGGGAAAGCTGGGGGGCATCGCCGTCGCCTACTTCTTGGGGACCACGCTGATCGCGTCGGGGATCGGGGTGACGCTGGCCTTCATAATCAAGCCCGGCGTGGGCGCAGGAGCCCTGAACACCAACAGCCTCGGTCTGGAGAGCGTCACCCCCAACAAGGAGACTGCCGACTCTTTTCTGGACCTGGCCAGGTAGGACGATGCACCCATCTGTCACACCGGGAGGACTAGTTAATGCCACCTGGCACCTGGAGAACGCACTAGTAGTATATTAGTGGCATTTAACAGCTCAAATCAGGAGTCTCCAAATTCCAACTAGTGTCTCAGTAATTCAGATTTTAATGTGATGAACATatagtgtgtttgtgcgtgtgtgcgtgcgtgcgtcagTCCATCCTGATGGACATGTGacgaactccccccccccccccccccacacacacacacacatgtgaccTGTCCTGAAGCAGGCCCCCATTATACCCAAGTGTCTGTTTAACATTTATAATCTGCTTCGTTTCTCGCCATCAGTTCCTTTTAGTAACTTTTGGGTTGCTGCCACTTTTCCCTAAAACTTTTGTGATGCATTCTGGGCCTTTTGAAACAAACATTCCAGGACCAGCCTTTATGTTAAACTCAAACTGGGAGTTGAACTTTGGCCCCTCTTCAGAGTTTAAAACTATTCATCATCACGAAAAACGAATCCCAGCTCAGATTCAGCCCATAACATCAACACCAGCACCGTTACTGAGGTGAACCCTCGCTGTGGTAACAGCGATGTCAACAGGCCCAGCAAGATGATCAAATCATGACACATCAAAGTATCCAGTAACTC from Takifugu rubripes chromosome 4, fTakRub1.2, whole genome shotgun sequence includes:
- the sertad2b gene encoding SERTA domain-containing protein 2b, with product MFGKGAKRKLDEDEEGLEGKTLAVPVEGGGLGLCPDGLSKVSYTLQRQTIFNISLMKLYSQRPLGEPRLERRVLINNMLRRIQDELKQEGSLRPLLFPPSPPPDDPMDEGFREAPPSFGVMTGTGQVSQPSALLMPMIAPPPSPHPMVPPNCQAAQACPVRVEACPAPLDACLTPASLLEEDGGDSAFCAPSPPTPPLSPPPAQAPQLPLALLPSRAPPHASSNGFPSALSDMEVGPPTAITRTAASNCTTATTSSALTPLAQSSHLTAPCSPSPTGLPRDCRSTGAKPEPAGVSLAESRCAEIRMMDALPALPPGGLIDGSSTPSSPSSSSPSGFLSDLALDDVLFADIDTSMYDFDPCTTGGAVGAAAGGGLTKLTPLVTADDLLKSLASPYSGSTPQVSASQPFKMDLTELDHIMEVLVGS